In a single window of the Nicotiana tomentosiformis chromosome 10, ASM39032v3, whole genome shotgun sequence genome:
- the LOC108942810 gene encoding small ribosomal subunit protein uS9: MNAAPAAVESVQCFGRKKTAVAVTHCKRGRGLIKINGVPIELVQPEILRYKAFEPILLLGRHRFAGVDMRIRVKGGGHTSQIYAIRQSIAKALVAFYQKYVDEQQKKEIKDILVRYDRTLLVADPRRCEPKKFGGRGARARFQKSYR, from the coding sequence ATGAATGCGGCGCCAGCGGCGGTGGAATCAGTGCAATGTTTCGGGCGGAAGAAGACGGCGGTAGCAGTAACACACTGCAAGCGCGGCCGTGGCCTGATTAAGATCAACGGTGTACCAATCGAGCTCGTTCAACCCGAAATCCTCCGGTACAAAGCCTTCGAACCAATCCTCCTCTTAGGTCGCCACCGATTCGCCGGAGTCGACATGCGTATCCGCGTCAAAGGAGGAGGTCACACTTCTCAAATCTACGCTATTCGTCAGTCGATAGCGAAGGCGCTGGTTGCCTTTTACCAGAAGTATGTGGATGAACAGCAGAAGAAGGAGATTAAGGATATTTTGGTTAGGTACGACAGGACTTTGCTTGTTGCTGATCCGAGAAGGTGTGAACCTAAGAAGTTTGGTGGTCGTGGTGCTCGTGCTAGGTTCCAGAAATCTTACCGTTAA
- the LOC138900105 gene encoding uncharacterized mitochondrial protein AtMg00810-like, whose amino-acid sequence MVLVYVNNMLIIGDSLSLIEETKSTLQHAFKIKDLGELKYFLGIEFVRSKQGILMHQRKYALELILKLGLGISKPSVTPLDTNAKLTTNEYDEHCKSVGYSAVEPLANINSYQRLIGKLLYLTITRPAISFNVQILSQFLQQPKRSHMEASMRIVMYVKNQPGRGILLSSTNKNITTTYYDAEWAACPLSRKLVTGYLIKIGDSLVAWKLKKQITVPGSSAEAEYRSIRAIIADSFGYKDLCKKLELKLT is encoded by the coding sequence ATGGTGTTAGTGTATGTTAACAATATGCTTATAATAGGTGATAGTCTGAGTCTGATTGAGGAAACAAAGAGCACACTGCaacatgcttttaaaataaaGGATCTAGGTGAGTTAAAGTACTTCCTAGGTATTGAATTTGTAAGATCTAAACAAGGAATACTAATGCATCAAAGGAAATATGCATTGGAGCTTATTTTAAAACTTGGATTAGGTATTTCTAAACCTTCGGTAACTCCCTTAGATACTAATGCTAAACTGACAACAAATGAGTATGATGAACATTGTAAAAGTGTTGGTTACTCAGCAGTTGAACCTCTTGCTAACATTAACTCATACCAAAGGTTGATAGGCAAACTACTCTATCTAACCATAACCAGACCTGCTATATCATTTAATGTACAAATTCTTAGTCAGTTTTTACAACAACCTAAAAGATCTCACATGGAAGCATCTATGAGAATTGTTATGTATGTCAAAAATCAACCTGGAAGAGGAATTCTGCTGTCAAGCACAAACAAGAACATTACCACAACCTACTATGATGCAGAATGGGCTGCATGTCCACTTTCCAGAAAATTAGTAACAGGATACTTGATCAAGATTGGAGATTCTTTAGTTGCTTGGAAATTAAAGAAGCAAATCACAGTACCTGGGAGTTCTGCAGAGGCTGAATACAGAAGTATTAGAGCCATAATAGCTGACTCATTTGGCTACAAGGACTTATGTAAGAAATTAGAATTGAAGTTAACTTAA